The Sulfolobus acidocaldarius DSM 639 genome has a window encoding:
- the rnhB gene encoding ribonuclease HII, whose translation MILVGIDEAGRGSLIGPMVVAGVAIDSNFLKFLSEIGVKDSKKLTRKKREYLFGVILEYSYAISLVKAYPEEIDSENLNEITYRAMIQIIHSMSVYNPSIVTVDKVGNASAVEREIININSSPRVENNADVKYVEVSAASIIAKVVRDNIINELKKTYGDFGSGYPGDKKTVEWIKDLYSRQPTYALPIIRRSWKILQDIAPNYYIRKRDGN comes from the coding sequence ATGATTTTAGTCGGAATCGATGAGGCGGGAAGAGGATCCCTTATAGGACCTATGGTTGTAGCTGGTGTCGCAATAGATAGTAATTTTCTAAAATTTCTGAGTGAAATAGGTGTAAAAGATAGTAAAAAATTAACCAGGAAGAAAAGGGAATATCTTTTCGGTGTAATTTTAGAGTACAGTTATGCTATTTCCCTGGTGAAAGCATATCCAGAAGAGATAGATTCCGAAAATCTCAATGAAATTACATATAGGGCTATGATACAGATAATACACTCCATGTCTGTTTACAATCCTTCCATAGTGACTGTCGATAAAGTTGGTAATGCTAGTGCTGTGGAAAGAGAGATCATTAATATCAATTCTTCCCCTAGAGTGGAAAATAACGCTGATGTAAAATATGTAGAGGTAAGTGCAGCGAGTATAATAGCAAAAGTAGTAAGAGACAATATAATAAATGAGCTAAAGAAGACGTATGGTGACTTCGGAAGCGGATATCCTGGGGACAAAAAAACAGTAGAATGGATTAAAGACCTATATTCGAGACAACCCACATATGCTTTACCCATAATAAGGAGGAGTTGGAAAATTTTACAAGACATTGCACCTAATTATTATATTAGAAA